ATTCTGTCAGCGATGTATTTATAACCAACTGCTGTCTCAAAGACTGACAGGTTATGCAGTGCTGCTACAAGGGGCATCAAGTCGGAACCACTGACAGTTTTGACTATTTCACCACTAAAGTTGCGCCGCAGAGTTAGGTGGTCGATTAATATCGGTATTAATACTTGGGAACTTAGGAAGTTTGCTTCCCCATCTACTGCTGCAATGCGATCGCAGTCTCCATCAAATACCAACCCCACTGTTAAACCTGATTTATCGGTTTCTCGGTGAGTCTTGATGACTTCAAATAGCTTTGAAAGGTATTTAGGTAAGGGTTCCGGCGCACCGCCACCAAAAAGGGGGTCGCGTTGTGAGTTGATTTCTTTGACTTGATTGCCTAGTAGTCTCGCCAATCCGCCAGCCGCAGCGCCATGCATGACATCTGCAAATAACGTCAATTTGCCAGATGCGATCGCTTCTCGAAGTTTGGCGATATCAACTTTACGTTCTAGTGCTTGGGTATAACTGGGCCAAGGATCGAATTTCTCTTGCTTACCTGGGGTAGCTGCTAGAGGTACTCCCACTGACAACTGCTCTTCTATCTTTTTTGTGACTTCTGACGGTACCGATCCACCAAAATAACCCTTGACTTTTAAACCCAAATATTTACCAGGGTTGTGGCTGGCCGTAATTACCAGCGCCCCTAAAGCATTGAGTTCTTTTGCTGCCCAACTATAAGCTGGGGTTGGAGCATAGTCCTCGCTCAATAGCACATCAAATCCCACAGCACTGACAGTATCGGCGACAGCACGAGCAAAGTCTTCAGCCATGAATCGGCGATCGTAACCGACAATTATTGTCCGGCTACCCACCGTAGAAAAATACGTATCATATAATACTTTTGCGGCAACTGGCGCGACCAGGGCTAGACGTTCAAAGGTGAACTCGTCACCGATAACGCCCCGCCAGCCGTCTGTACCAAACTTAATTGAGTTAGTTACAACTGGCATCTAGGTATCCTAACTGTCTACTTGAGGATTTTAGCATTTATACAGTGTATAAAGTAAAAAAAGAATCTAGTAATATTATGTACTAATAATATTCAGCACAAAAGTGAGCAAATTTGTGCAATAGAGTGCATAGACTGATAGTGATTTGTCTTCAGCCAGCGCTTTTTGGCTCCCAAGTAAAATCTGCGTATCTGCGTGAGCTTGGTTATTTATGTATGGCTGAATTCTAATCGCTAAGTATTCCAGCATTGTCCAGATTTGGATGTATTAGCTGCTCTACCTCGGCAGCTTTTTCACTCAAATCAAGCTCTCTGTAAATTTGCAGACTTTCAGTTAAAAACTGTATAGCAGTTGCCTCAATATCTGATTGATGATGCTCAGAGCGGCTCAGGTAGATTTCGCCCAAGAGTTTACGAGATGAAGCTTCTAGTTTCCGGCGATTATATTCTTGAAAAACTTGGAGTGATTCTTGGGCTAGTTCTTCGGCTCGCTCAATATTTTTTAATACGCTGATTTCCAGATAAGCACGAGCGATATCAAGAGCTTCATCGGCTCGATTTAATGTTTGCCCAAGTTCGGCAAGATATGTTAAGCCAGTATTATAATATTCTTCAAATTGGGCAATTTCTTTTTGCAGTAATGAGTCGTCAAAAGATGATATGCGTATGCGTTCTGACCAAATTAAGCTAAAGATAATGTAGTCGTAAGCAAGATTTTCTTTATAGTCTCCTGTGCTATTTATTTGAATGGCTTGAAGGATATTTTGTTCAGCTTGCGCCAGTAATTCAAAAGCTACTGCTCTATCTGAGGTATTCTTTGCTAGCAAGCGTTGATTATCACCAATTGCTCTATGACATTTAGCTACATCCTGAGTTAAATCTAGTTGCTGGTACAAGTTGTAACTGTACTGAAAATACTCTAATGCCTGCTCATACTTATCCCAGACTCTATAAATGCGTCCTAGCCAATAATAAGCATTAGCTATTTCGGGTTGGTTATCTAGCGATTGATGTAGCAAAAGATATTGTTTTTGATATTCAACTGCCTGTTCATATTTACCCCAATTCAGGTAGCAATAAGCTAACCAGTCCCATTGATTAGCTACATTTTTGTCTTGACCCAATTGCTCATAGAGGTCGCGGCTTTGTTGGAAATAAGTGATCGCTTTTTCATATTTTCCCCAAGTTTGATAGATGCGACCTAATTGATGGTAAGTCACAGCTATCAATGATGTGTCATTTAATGTCTGACGTATGATCAAACATTGCTGTTGACACTCTAATGCCTGTTCATATTTGCCCCAGTTGCTATAACAATCAGCTAGCCAGTACCATAAGTTAGCGACATCCTTCTCTTTGCCCAATTGCTCATAGAGATCATAGCTTTGTTGAAAATAGGCGATCGCTTGTTCATATTTGCCCCAAGCTTGATGAATCGAGCCTAGTTGAAAGTAGGCACTAGCTATACCTGCTTGGTCTTCTAACTTTTGACGTTGTGCCAAGCACTTTTGCCCACACTCCAGTGCTTGTTCATATTTATCCCATTCTCGGTAGCATCCAGCCAAGTTGTACCACTGGCTAGCTACATTCTTCTCTAAACCTAATTGCTCATAGCGTTCACGGCTTTGTTGAAAGTAGGGGATCGCTTGTTCATATTTACCCCAAGCTTGATAAATTCGACCTAGTTGATTGTAGCCATCCGCTATATTTGTTTGGTCATCCAGTTGTTGACGGCTTGCTAAATCTTTGAGTTCATATTCGACTGCCTGCTGATATTTGCCCCAATCCCGATAGCAACTAGCCAGCCGATACCATAGATCAGCTACATTCTTTTCTTTACCCAATTGCTCATAGAGGTTACGGCTTTGTTGAAAATAGGCGATTGCTTGTTTGTATTTGCCCCAAGCTTGATGAATCGAGCCTAATTGAAAGTAGGCACTAGCTATATCTGGTTCGTCTTCTAACTTTTGATATTGTGCCAAGCACTTTTGCCCACACTCAAGTGCTTGCTCGTATTTTCCCCATTCTCGGTAGCACCTAGCTAAGTTGTAGCACTGATTAGCTACATCCTTCTCTTTGCCCAATTGCTCATAGAGGTCACGGCTTTGTTGGAAATAGGTGATCGCTTGTTCGTATTTGCCCCATACTTGATAGATACGTCCTAACTGATGATGAGCAAGAGCTATTCTTATTTGGTCATCTATCTGTTGGCGAATTGCCAAATCCTTTTGCTCACACTCTACGGCTTGCTGATATTTACCCCAATCACGATAGCAATCAGCTAGCCAATACAACTGGTTAGCCATATCTTTCTTTTTACCCAATTGTTCATAGAGGTCACGACTTTGTTGGAAGTAAACGATCGCTTGTTCATATTTTCCCCATGCTTGATAGATGTAGCCTAAGTGAAAATACGCCAAAGCCACTTGTGATTGGTCTTCTAACTTTTGGCAAATTTCTAAATCCTTGAGTTCGCAATGGAGTGCCTGTTCATATTTACCCCAATCGCGATAGCACCCAGCTAGGTTGTACCACTGATTAGCCACATCTTGCTCTTTGCCCAATTGCTTATAAAGGTCATGGCTTTCTTGGTGGTAGGCGATCGCTTGTTCATATTTGCCCCACTCTTGATAAGTTCTACCTATATTCCATAAATCACTTGCTTCATCTTCTGGCTTACGAAGCTCTCTGTCTATAGCTAACGCCTGCTGGAAGCATTCTAGTGACTGCTCGTATTTGGTGTGTAAGCGATGACAAATACCTCGATTTCTCCAAAACAACAGAAAAGCAGATGGATGAATATATAAAGCTAGTTTTTCAAAGCATTCCTGATAGTAGTCAATTGCTTTATCAAATTTATCTTGTTCCTGATAACAAGTTGCAATTGACCAAGCTATGTAAGCACTGTGCCTGAAATTTGGCTGAACATCGATTTTTTCTAATAGCTCAACAGCTTTTGTATATTTATCTGTACGAATATAAGATATTGCGGTGAGTAAGTTTAATGCCCTTTGAGAGTCCTGATCGCC
The Nostoc punctiforme PCC 73102 genome window above contains:
- a CDS encoding phosphoglucomutase/phosphomannomutase family protein; protein product: MPVVTNSIKFGTDGWRGVIGDEFTFERLALVAPVAAKVLYDTYFSTVGSRTIIVGYDRRFMAEDFARAVADTVSAVGFDVLLSEDYAPTPAYSWAAKELNALGALVITASHNPGKYLGLKVKGYFGGSVPSEVTKKIEEQLSVGVPLAATPGKQEKFDPWPSYTQALERKVDIAKLREAIASGKLTLFADVMHGAAAGGLARLLGNQVKEINSQRDPLFGGGAPEPLPKYLSKLFEVIKTHRETDKSGLTVGLVFDGDCDRIAAVDGEANFLSSQVLIPILIDHLTLRRNFSGEIVKTVSGSDLMPLVAALHNLSVFETAVGYKYIADRMLVAKVLLGGEESGGIGYGSHIPERDALLSALYVLEAIVESGLDLGEYNRYLQKQTGFTSAYDRIDLPLASMEVRSRLLQQLQTKPLTEIAGLAVIDCQTIDGYKYRLADQSWLMIRFSGTEPVLRLYCEASTIEQVHQTLAWAKQWAG
- a CDS encoding tetratricopeptide repeat protein, with protein sequence MASNESISANDATELNKLVSFLELSSGTTTIFAIAPESGPQHPVVEEIKLLLSHSDHTFQEPQNFFYSDNSLYNFLYSLDETGLHNPQTKRKLIMAFGIDQLPTSRLKQEMKQLNLGRDSLFGRELVIIFWLNKEEFLEEFRNRAPDFWDWRGKLVKFEARPPVNPLFYPYLEWLIAENSYLKISGVMQVQRQVDIFLDQIYVSLQAVRRQQITETSKLDQEMTTFRKAEHRFSMNISSPYDLDEPSYYEPVLLSSIPTTSTKTVTQRIDLSHAVRENQYCVILGAPGAGKTTLLRYLALHFATAKRDGNEIVIGGEPQEELGKALLPIFFRIADYAERLQQEPELRLLDYLRQFYRQWEAYFQDEAEAGTEMATLLLEKMRQGQCLMLLDGLDEVFEQESRRLIVERIDQFVNAFSNNKFVITSRIAGYRDVKLSSRFAEFTVEDMGSEQVEKFLERWCLAIERAQQPEASEAQWQRAGDDQARKILEAIKDNEGVKRLTANPLLLTILALIHRNGERLPNRRVKLYELAVQTLTEDWQLGKKLPDAPKVLLNQNEVVAFLAPLAYWMHEEKPSGLVTEEEVEQQLAAKLAELNDTNLESDSVRLAVQEFLRKVRETTGLFVERAPGVYGFMHLTFEEYFAARYIADNEVSDILAIIRKHLHEPRWNEPILLALGYYGIYSPKQANKLVEQLFSNLEAYEPVIKGGKLKIKNASSQDAIIIWSDLQEESTTNCKQSELRLKDLLFAGEVLTQVELNSSRRKKLIQKLVISYLVLDTDFEDDTTKQLLRLLRQIELFNQKGEVLVRLKEFANDSTLAEEIRVKAQTAILYVACGEAGAGLVSCTIDIVNQLEPNIFCRLRELVKELGEEMTPALENSVENYVGDQDSQRALNLLTAISYIRTDKYTKAVELLEKIDVQPNFRHSAYIAWSIATCYQEQDKFDKAIDYYQECFEKLALYIHPSAFLLFWRNRGICHRLHTKYEQSLECFQQALAIDRELRKPEDEASDLWNIGRTYQEWGKYEQAIAYHQESHDLYKQLGKEQDVANQWYNLAGCYRDWGKYEQALHCELKDLEICQKLEDQSQVALAYFHLGYIYQAWGKYEQAIVYFQQSRDLYEQLGKKKDMANQLYWLADCYRDWGKYQQAVECEQKDLAIRQQIDDQIRIALAHHQLGRIYQVWGKYEQAITYFQQSRDLYEQLGKEKDVANQCYNLARCYREWGKYEQALECGQKCLAQYQKLEDEPDIASAYFQLGSIHQAWGKYKQAIAYFQQSRNLYEQLGKEKNVADLWYRLASCYRDWGKYQQAVEYELKDLASRQQLDDQTNIADGYNQLGRIYQAWGKYEQAIPYFQQSRERYEQLGLEKNVASQWYNLAGCYREWDKYEQALECGQKCLAQRQKLEDQAGIASAYFQLGSIHQAWGKYEQAIAYFQQSYDLYEQLGKEKDVANLWYWLADCYSNWGKYEQALECQQQCLIIRQTLNDTSLIAVTYHQLGRIYQTWGKYEKAITYFQQSRDLYEQLGQDKNVANQWDWLAYCYLNWGKYEQAVEYQKQYLLLHQSLDNQPEIANAYYWLGRIYRVWDKYEQALEYFQYSYNLYQQLDLTQDVAKCHRAIGDNQRLLAKNTSDRAVAFELLAQAEQNILQAIQINSTGDYKENLAYDYIIFSLIWSERIRISSFDDSLLQKEIAQFEEYYNTGLTYLAELGQTLNRADEALDIARAYLEISVLKNIERAEELAQESLQVFQEYNRRKLEASSRKLLGEIYLSRSEHHQSDIEATAIQFLTESLQIYRELDLSEKAAEVEQLIHPNLDNAGILSD